The following is a genomic window from Spiribacter sp. 1M189.
GGCTCTTCGACCCGATGCCGTTCCGCTTTCGCTGCCGATGCTCGCGGGCACGGGTGGCGGCCATGCTCCAGGGGCTGGGCGAGCAGGAGATGCGCGAAACGCTGGAGGAGCAGGGCCAGGTGGAGGTTCACTGCGATTTCTGCAACGAGCCCTATCGCTTCGATGCGGTGGATATCGAGGCGCTTTTCACCGACCCCGCCGTCCGTTCACCGGGCAGCGACGAGTCTCACTGAGCGCTTGGTGCGCCACAGACGGGGCACTGCGGATCACGGCGCAGATTGAGGCGCCGCCACTGCTGGGTCAGGGCATCCACCACCAGCAGGCGACCGGCCAGGGGTTCGCCGAGCCCGGTCAGCACCTTGACCGCTTCCACGGCCTGCAGGCTGCCGATCACGCCTGTGAGCGGGCCCAGGACGCCGGTTTCGCTGCAGCTCTGCGCCTCCTCGCCGGTGTCGGCGTAGACGCAGCGATAGCAGGGGCCGCCCTGGTCGGGCCGGAAGACCGCCACCTGGCCGTCCATACCGATCACCGCCCCCGATACCAGCGGCCGTCCGACGGCGACACAGGCGGCATTGACGGCGAAGCGGGTGGCAAAGTTGTCCGACCCGTCGATGACGATATCGACGTCCCGTACCACCGCGGCCAGATGGTCGGCGGTGATCCGCTCCGCCAGGGTGTCCACATGGACTTCCGGATTGAGCGCGGCGATCCGGTCGCGGGCCGACGCGGTCTTGAGGCGGCCCAGGTCGTCGGTGCCATGGAGGATCTGGCGCTGCAGATTGGTCAGTTCGACCCGGTCGAAGTCTGCCAGAACCAGATGCCCCAGGCCGGCGGCGGCCAGGTAGAGCGCCACCGGCGAGCCAAGCCCGCCCAGGCCAATGATCAGCGCGCGGCTTGCCAGCAATTGTTCCTGGCCGGCCAGATCCAGCCCCGGCACCATGATCTGCCGGCTGTAGCGGATGAGCTGTTCGTCGTTCATGCCGGACGCTCCAGAATGCCGCCGCTCACGCGTTCATGCCCGGCCAGGTCGCGACGGGTCTCGATGGCCGTGAAACCCTGCTCGGCAAGCCGCCCTCGCACGGCAGCGCCCTGCCCGTACCCATGCTCGAGCCAGATCCGGCCGCCCGGGTCGAGGTGCCGCGGTGCCGCGGCGATGATGAACTCCAGTGCTTCCAGGCCGGTGGCGCCGGCGCGAAGCGCGCCGCGCGGCTCGAAGCGGGCGTCGTCGCGATCCGGTTCGGGTTCGTCGTCGGCGATGTAGGGCGGATTGGCGATGATCAGCCCGAAGCGATTGCCCGCGACCGGGGCGTACCAGTCACCCGCGAGAAAACGGACCGAGACGGCGCCAAGGGCCTCGGCATTGCGTGAGGCTACCGCCAGCGCGTCGCTTGAGCGGTCGACGGCGTCGATGCGGGCGCTCGGCCAGGCGCGGGCCAGCGCGATGGCGATACAGCCACTGCCGGTGCCCAGTTCCAGTACCCGGTCGGCGGGCTGCGCCAGGGCGGCCTCGACCAGGTGTTCGGTTTCGGGGCGGGGGATGAGGACCGACGGCGTCACGGCCAGTTCGAAGTCCATGAAGCCCCGTCGCCCCAGCAGATAGGCCACCGGTTCGCCATCCCGCCGACGCCGCAGGGTGGTCCTGAAACGCTGCCAGGCGGCAGGTTCGATCGAGGCCTCGGGCCAGGCGCGCAGCTGCACCGGCTCAAGGCCGGTGGCGGCAGCGAGCAGACAGTCGGTGTCGATCGCCGCGCTGGGGCTCGTCTCGGCAAGCTGATCGATCCCCCAGCGCCGGGCCTCGGCCAGCGTGGCGGGATCCATCACTTCAGGCCGGCGGCCCGCAGATTGATGGCCCGTTCCTCGAGCATGACCGGTATGCCGTCGTCGACGCGGTAGACGCGTTCCTCGTTGGCGGTGATCAGGCCCTCCTCGACGGGGGACTCCACCGGCGTCTCATCCTGGTAGTACACCTCGCCGCCGGCAATGCGTTCGTTGAGCGATTTCAGCTCCGCTCGGGCAAGGGCGCGGACCGGTTGTTTGGTCACCGGGCAGCAGAGAACGTCGAGGAGTTTGCGGTCGATGGCCATGGCGACTCGGCTGATTGGGCTTATTGCTCAGGATATCAGAATGTCCGTTCGGCGGTCCTTGTCGTGGAGAAATTCGCCGGCGCGGGCTACCATGGAAAGACTATTCGTCAACGGAACTGCGGGTTTGGAAAACGCCATGAGTGAAGCGCCCATCGATAATCTGAACGTCCTCGCCCAGGAGCCCCTGCCCACGCCGATGGAGATCAAGACGCGACAGCCGCTCTCCGAGCGTGGTCGCGAGACGGTGGAGGCCGGTCGCAAGGCGGTGGAAGCCATTCTGGACGGTCAGGATCCCCGGTTGCTGGTCGTGATCGGGCCCTGTTCCATCCACGATCTGGAGGCGGCCAAGGACTATGCGCGGCGCCTCAAGGCCCTGCATGACGAGTTGCAGGATTCACTGTTCATTGTCATGCGCGTCTACTTCGAGAAGCCCCGCACGACGGTGGGCTG
Proteins encoded in this region:
- a CDS encoding HesA/MoeB/ThiF family protein — translated: MNDEQLIRYSRQIMVPGLDLAGQEQLLASRALIIGLGGLGSPVALYLAAAGLGHLVLADFDRVELTNLQRQILHGTDDLGRLKTASARDRIAALNPEVHVDTLAERITADHLAAVVRDVDIVIDGSDNFATRFAVNAACVAVGRPLVSGAVIGMDGQVAVFRPDQGGPCYRCVYADTGEEAQSCSETGVLGPLTGVIGSLQAVEAVKVLTGLGEPLAGRLLVVDALTQQWRRLNLRRDPQCPVCGAPSAQ
- the prmC gene encoding peptide chain release factor N(5)-glutamine methyltransferase, producing MDPATLAEARRWGIDQLAETSPSAAIDTDCLLAAATGLEPVQLRAWPEASIEPAAWQRFRTTLRRRRDGEPVAYLLGRRGFMDFELAVTPSVLIPRPETEHLVEAALAQPADRVLELGTGSGCIAIALARAWPSARIDAVDRSSDALAVASRNAEALGAVSVRFLAGDWYAPVAGNRFGLIIANPPYIADDEPEPDRDDARFEPRGALRAGATGLEALEFIIAAAPRHLDPGGRIWLEHGYGQGAAVRGRLAEQGFTAIETRRDLAGHERVSGGILERPA
- a CDS encoding Trm112 family protein — its product is MAIDRKLLDVLCCPVTKQPVRALARAELKSLNERIAGGEVYYQDETPVESPVEEGLITANEERVYRVDDGIPVMLEERAINLRAAGLK